DNA sequence from the Bacteroidota bacterium genome:
CGAAGGTGGCAATCCCAGAAGAGGTCCTTGGGCTCCCCCCGGGAATTATTCGGTGAAACTCACTCTTAACAAAGAAGTTCAAATACAAAATATTAAAGTGGAAAAAGATCCAAGGTTGATAGAAGTTTCAAATGAAGATTTGAAAGCCCAATTTGATCTTGCAATGAAAATAAAAAATTGTGAAAGTGCAGCAAATGAGGGAGTTATTCTGTATCGAAAATTAAAGAATGAGCTTGAGAATAGATTGAATCTGTCAAAGAATAAAAGTCTTCATAAAGAAGCCAATTTATTCATCCAACAAATAACCAAAATCGCTGATAATTTATATCAACTTAAAAATCAGAGCCCGAAGGATAAAATTGCAAATCCTATTCGATTAAATGATCGTTTAACAGGATTGAGAAGTCATCTTGAAGAAGGTGATATGAAACCAACTTTAAGTTACCTAAGGGTATACGAACAACTCTCTGCAGAACTAAAGATACATTTAGATGAACTAGAAGGATTATTAAATAACGATTTACCGGCGTTAAATAAAAGACTCAAGCATTTAAATCTTGAAACAATAAAATTATAGGTGCTGGTGGGTTTACTTCCTGAATTTATTAAGGATTATTAGGGCGTATATTTTGAATGTACGCCCTTATTTTTGTCAGAAAGTTTTGTGGATTATGAATAGCCGAAAGAAGTTGCGATCAAAATTGATTTATTCTTCAACTTCAACAATCATCTCAATCTCCACAGCCTGACCTCTAGGCAGAGAGGCCATCCCAACTGCTGCACGTGCATGCATGCCTCTTTCTCCAAAAACGGCTACCATCAAATCTGAAAAACCATTTATCACTTTAGGTTGATCTATAAATGATGGATCGGAATTGACCATTCCCAGTACTTTTACAATTCGTTTTACTTTTTTCAAATCACCGAGCATTTGCTTTAAAACAGATAACTGATTAATCGCTGTTATTCGTGCTGCTTCATACCCTTCTTCGATACTCACATCAACACCAAGTTTTCCGGTAATTTCTGTGCCGTCAGATCGCTTAGGTCCTTTCCCTGCCAAAAAGATGAGGTTGCCGGTTCTGACACCATTGACATAATTAGCAACGGGTTGGGGTGGTTCAGGCAAAATTATGCCTAAGGCAGCAAGTTTTGCTTCAGGATCGTAAGTGTTTACATCAGCTTCAAAAGAAGTACTTGCCGGACTACCACATCCATTCGAAAAGATATAAACTATAGAGACCATTATTAAAAAAACATTTTGCATCATTCAACTATTTAGATTTTAAATTTTTCATGAAGAATAAAAGATATTTATTACTTTAATTTACGTTCAAGTGCTTCTAGTCGAGCTGTTTCTATTTGTGCTTTGGTTAATGAATAACCTTCGGAACCTCCAGACATCAAACAATCATAAGGACATTCGTTATGTTTTAATTTCAAAACATGACCCAATTCATGAGAAGCGGTTCTGGAAAGTGATCCTTTGACAAATTCATTATGATATTCGGTAAGTAATGTTTTTTCCGGAATACCTCCGCCATTATGTTTATTTGACCATGTTCCAAGAACACAATGACCATCAAATCCGCCAGTCATTGCATTACCTTGAGAAGTATTTCCAATAAATGGGAATAAATAAATATGAAATAGATTCTTGCCCAATTCATCAGGTTTACTTCTGTATTGTGGTTGCATTAACGAATATAATAGCGGCAGACGAGCGGGATCTGATTCACCTTCCGAATTTCTTCCGCAATTAACAATATAATTAATTGCTTGCTCGTAAGTATCATTCTTAACAACATCTTCTTCAATAATTGATTCAATTACCCACTTTATTTTTGCCTGGCTCCAGATTGCATTTACCTCCGGAATTATAATTTCTCTAACATCGTTGGGGGTTACCCAAGTATTCATGCTTACTCCTGTCGGATGAAGCATTATAATATCTTTCATGATGTGAATTCGTAAATTTAATTCATAAACTGGTACTACAACCTCTTCATCATCATTTGGATTAACATCAGGTAAAACATCATTAGAACGTTTTGAACAACTACTCAAGAACACAAACACCAAAAAAAGCAAACAAGAAAAACACAGACGTATTTTAATTGAAAAAAATGAGCTTATGCAGGCTTTCATTGTTAATAAATCTTAAAATTATTTAAGGCGTTTAGATGCAGTCAGTCGGGCTGCTTCTATTTGTTCATCTGTAAGCAAATAACCTTGAGATTTTCCTCCCATCAAACAGCCGGTCTCACATTCATTATGTTTCAGGCTCAATACATGACCAATTTCGTGGGCAATAGTTCTTGAAAGTGATCCTCTCTTAAATGAGTTGTGATCTTCTGTAAGTGCTGTTTTTTCCGGAATACCTCCTCTATTATGTTTATTTGTCCAGGTTCCTACAACCGTGCTCCAATTAAAGGGTCTCATTGCATTACCTTGAGAAGTATTCCCGATAAATGGGAATAAATAAATATGAAATAGATTTTTATCCAATTCGTCTGCTTTGCTCATATTTTGTGGTTGCATCAGCTTGTATAAGTGAGGAAGTCGCTCTGCATCAGAACGTCCTTCTGAATCTCTTTTGGTTCCGGCAATAAAAGTTAATGATTCTTCATACGTATCGCCTTTAACAACATTTTCTTCAATGATTGATTCAATATCCCACTGAATATTTGCTTGCTTCCATATTGCATTAACTTCCGGCATAATAGTTTCTTTAATATCACTAGGGGTTATCCAATTCTTCATAATCACCCCTGTTGAATGAATCATTGTAATATCTTGCATTATATGAACTCTTAAATTCAAATGAATTGTAGTATTTTCTTCATTGATGTTTTCCAAATTACCAAA
Encoded proteins:
- a CDS encoding RidA family protein produces the protein MQNVFLIMVSIVYIFSNGCGSPASTSFEADVNTYDPEAKLAALGIILPEPPQPVANYVNGVRTGNLIFLAGKGPKRSDGTEITGKLGVDVSIEEGYEAARITAINQLSVLKQMLGDLKKVKRIVKVLGMVNSDPSFIDQPKVINGFSDLMVAVFGERGMHARAAVGMASLPRGQAVEIEMIVEVEE